A genomic stretch from Streptococcus oralis includes:
- a CDS encoding LicD family protein encodes MNFSKLDEYFGKSKLWIAYLFVFISILSMSSLVYKVANPLYKGLSAIVVLYICYTLLFKWKQITVDRKFLALFGLLSGSHLLSAIFNRSGHLIGNVIEILFMVTYVLLFTMLQSGQLKRLFDWIAYTVQIVSFSSAIFAFGLLVSRVLILFKIGEQSYYYGVMNGRLWGIVNPNASAIFSYISIILAMYLIHKGSKYSVYLKLNNVIQLVYFATMQSRGALLSLLLMIGLYSFFASRGSIVKRFLTFIVAGLLITATNIGLSYATSIYISSETATVFDLNKGQSYAETDSSITKKNGELHLIETTPSGRTYIWKNAIKMGSAKPIFGYGVRNVPDYYTEYFSKFEIQNSLIGGNFHNIFVTIFVSSGVLGLVSFLLILGYVIKRFLTYLIVSKKNTDKLIMILFFGILFGQLFESQIMYSTNFINIIFWLAIGYGLVVCKRDEGVRYQEVTDVSEIQQMELGIMEYIHEVCQKIGVKYFLAYGSLIGAVRHQGFIPWDDDMDICMLREDYEKLQDYLIAHPDERYEVMSYKNNLNYVYPFMKVQDNHTYLLEEDVRIDSNMGIYVDIFPVDGYEDDADFKNKMTKLIKKRQLSCYTFKGITNTKSLLNSLIRYISVVVFYFTNTNKYVEQIDELAKSRAVADYEQVDYLIYKDMNKPVWKREWLEQVIVGTFEGKEFMIPKHYHEILTSDYGDYMQLPPLEQRVSHHDFKLWKITKSSKQANRS; translated from the coding sequence ATGAATTTTTCAAAATTGGATGAATACTTTGGAAAATCAAAACTATGGATTGCATATCTGTTTGTTTTTATTTCGATTTTAAGTATGAGTTCACTGGTTTATAAGGTAGCAAATCCCCTCTACAAAGGATTGTCAGCGATTGTTGTACTTTATATTTGCTATACCTTGTTGTTTAAGTGGAAACAGATTACAGTAGATCGAAAGTTTTTGGCCTTATTTGGCTTGTTATCTGGGAGTCATCTGCTATCGGCTATATTCAATCGCTCTGGACATTTGATTGGGAATGTGATTGAAATCCTTTTCATGGTAACCTATGTTTTATTATTTACCATGTTACAATCGGGTCAGCTTAAAAGATTATTTGACTGGATTGCCTATACGGTTCAAATTGTATCTTTTTCTTCAGCAATTTTTGCGTTTGGTTTATTGGTAAGTAGAGTCCTTATCCTATTTAAGATTGGCGAACAATCTTATTACTATGGTGTCATGAATGGACGTCTGTGGGGGATTGTTAATCCTAATGCTAGTGCGATATTTTCATACATTAGCATTATATTGGCTATGTATTTGATCCATAAAGGAAGTAAATATTCTGTTTATCTTAAACTGAACAACGTCATTCAATTAGTTTATTTTGCAACTATGCAAAGTCGAGGGGCCTTATTGTCCTTGCTTCTCATGATTGGACTCTATAGTTTCTTTGCTAGTAGAGGAAGTATCGTTAAACGATTTCTTACTTTTATCGTTGCTGGTTTGCTGATTACTGCTACCAACATTGGATTGAGTTATGCAACTTCAATTTATATCTCATCTGAAACTGCGACTGTTTTTGACTTAAACAAAGGACAATCCTACGCTGAGACAGATTCGTCTATCACTAAGAAGAATGGTGAACTCCATCTAATTGAAACAACACCAAGTGGTAGAACCTATATCTGGAAAAACGCAATCAAGATGGGAAGTGCCAAACCAATTTTTGGTTATGGTGTACGGAATGTTCCAGATTACTATACAGAATATTTCAGTAAATTTGAGATTCAAAACTCCCTTATTGGTGGGAATTTCCATAATATTTTTGTAACCATATTTGTCAGTTCGGGAGTTCTAGGCTTGGTATCCTTCCTTCTTATATTAGGTTATGTCATCAAGCGCTTTTTAACTTATTTGATTGTGTCCAAGAAAAATACTGACAAATTGATTATGATTCTTTTCTTCGGTATCTTGTTTGGTCAGTTGTTTGAAAGTCAGATCATGTACTCTACCAACTTTATCAATATCATCTTTTGGTTGGCAATCGGTTATGGACTAGTGGTTTGTAAACGGGATGAAGGAGTTCGGTATCAAGAAGTAACAGATGTCAGTGAAATTCAACAGATGGAACTTGGAATCATGGAGTACATTCATGAGGTTTGTCAGAAAATTGGTGTCAAGTATTTCTTAGCATATGGAAGTCTAATTGGTGCTGTTCGCCATCAAGGATTTATCCCTTGGGATGATGACATGGATATCTGCATGTTACGAGAAGATTATGAAAAGTTGCAAGACTACCTCATCGCTCATCCTGATGAACGTTATGAAGTCATGTCTTATAAAAATAATCTCAACTACGTCTATCCCTTCATGAAAGTGCAGGATAACCATACCTACTTGCTAGAAGAGGATGTTCGAATAGATTCCAATATGGGAATCTATGTAGACATTTTCCCTGTGGATGGTTACGAAGATGACGCGGATTTTAAAAACAAGATGACGAAGCTCATAAAGAAACGTCAATTGAGTTGTTACACTTTTAAAGGAATTACCAACACGAAAAGTCTACTAAATTCTTTAATTCGTTATATTTCTGTTGTCGTTTTCTATTTTACAAATACGAATAAGTATGTTGAGCAAATTGATGAGCTTGCTAAATCTAGAGCAGTTGCTGACTACGAGCAAGTTGACTATTTGATTTACAAGGATATGAATAAGCCAGTTTGGAAACGTGAGTGGTTGGAACAAGTGATTGTGGGAACATTTGAAGGCAAGGAATTTATGATTCCAAAACACTACCATGAAATTTTGACCTCTGACTATGGAGATTACATGCAATTGCCCCCTCTTGAACAGAGAGTATCTCACCATGATTTCAAACTGTGGAAAATCACTAAAAGTTCTAAGCAAGCAAATCGCAGTTAG
- a CDS encoding glycosyltransferase family 2 protein translates to MMGEKISVIVPVYNVEAYLERCVESILQQTYANFELILINDGSTDSSGLICDHLASQYENIKVYHIENAGVSNARNMGIQLATGAWITFIDSDDFVTQDYLATLASAVEGENIGFVIAPLHHIKNGIVTDLPPHSGKTELWSTEETMKELLMTTRTSFFPVAKLFKRDLLADEKFNTNYHLAEDALFLTELLLKTRCSSVFIDKPIYYYDHREGSATTSVNQHVLDTIEVYKHIIAQVSQAFPDLKPELKNRECWSYITVYDKIIFTSSEEYQKEKAELRTWIVQHRHEIWKDAYFTTFRKVAILSLVISPWLYKKIVGLKN, encoded by the coding sequence ATGATGGGAGAAAAAATTAGCGTTATTGTTCCAGTCTACAATGTAGAAGCCTATCTGGAGCGATGTGTAGAGTCGATTCTTCAACAAACTTATGCCAATTTTGAACTAATTCTGATCAATGATGGTTCTACTGATTCCAGTGGACTGATCTGTGATCACTTAGCATCTCAGTATGAGAATATCAAGGTTTATCATATCGAAAATGCTGGAGTTTCAAATGCTAGAAATATGGGAATTCAGCTGGCGACTGGTGCTTGGATTACCTTTATTGATAGCGATGATTTCGTTACCCAGGATTACCTAGCTACTTTAGCTAGTGCAGTTGAGGGGGAAAATATAGGCTTTGTAATTGCTCCTCTGCACCATATTAAAAACGGCATTGTAACAGACCTACCTCCACATTCTGGAAAAACAGAACTCTGGTCAACAGAAGAAACTATGAAGGAATTACTGATGACTACTAGAACGTCATTTTTTCCAGTCGCAAAACTGTTCAAGAGAGACTTGCTAGCAGATGAAAAGTTTAATACAAATTATCACCTAGCTGAAGATGCCTTATTTTTAACTGAATTGCTACTGAAGACAAGATGCAGTAGCGTATTTATTGACAAACCAATTTATTATTATGATCATCGTGAGGGAAGTGCAACAACATCTGTTAATCAGCATGTACTTGATACGATAGAAGTTTATAAGCACATCATTGCTCAAGTATCACAAGCTTTTCCTGATTTAAAACCTGAATTGAAAAATAGAGAATGTTGGTCGTATATCACAGTTTACGATAAAATCATATTTACTTCATCTGAAGAGTATCAAAAGGAGAAAGCCGAACTACGGACTTGGATTGTTCAGCATCGACACGAAATATGGAAGGATGCTTATTTCACTACTTTTCGCAAGGTAGCGATCCTTTCACTTGTCATTTCTCCATGGCTATATAAGAAAATTGTTGGATTAAAAAACTAA
- a CDS encoding LicD family protein produces the protein MSDLKAIQARSLEMAEYFVAFCKEHNLLCYLCGGGAIGALRNKGFIPWDDDLDFFMPRKDYEKLAELWPRYADERYFLSKSHKDFVDRNLFITIRDKETTCIKPYQKDLDLPHGLALDVLPLDYYPKNPAERKKQVRWALIYSLFCAQTVPEKHGAVMKWGSRILLGLTPKSLRYRIWKKAEKEMTKYGLAESDGITELCSGPGYMRNKYPIASFEDNLFLPFEGTEMPIPVGYDAYLSTAFGDYMTPPPADKQVPHHDAIIADMDKSYTEYKGEYGA, from the coding sequence ATGAGTGATTTGAAAGCGATTCAGGCTCGTAGTCTGGAAATGGCTGAATATTTCGTCGCATTTTGTAAAGAACATAATTTGTTGTGCTATCTCTGTGGTGGTGGGGCTATTGGTGCCCTTCGCAACAAGGGCTTCATTCCTTGGGATGATGACCTAGATTTTTTCATGCCTCGCAAGGACTATGAAAAGTTAGCCGAACTATGGCCTCGTTATGCAGATGAGCGTTATTTCTTGTCAAAGAGTCACAAGGACTTTGTAGACCGTAACCTTTTTATTACTATACGTGATAAAGAAACAACTTGTATCAAGCCTTATCAGAAGGATTTGGATTTGCCACATGGTTTGGCTTTGGACGTTTTGCCTTTAGATTATTATCCTAAAAATCCAGCTGAGCGTAAGAAACAGGTTCGTTGGGCCTTGATCTATTCCCTTTTTTGTGCCCAAACTGTTCCAGAAAAACATGGTGCAGTCATGAAATGGGGAAGTCGTATCTTACTCGGTTTGACTCCCAAATCTCTACGTTATCGCATTTGGAAAAAGGCTGAAAAAGAAATGACCAAGTATGGTCTGGCTGAGAGCGATGGAATCACAGAATTATGCTCGGGTCCTGGCTACATGCGAAACAAATACCCAATCGCATCCTTTGAAGACAATCTTTTCTTGCCATTTGAAGGAACTGAGATGCCCATCCCAGTCGGCTATGATGCCTATCTTAGCACTGCTTTTGGGGATTATATGACGCCACCACCAGCAGACAAGCAGGTACCACATCATGATGCGATTATAGCAGACATGGACAAGAGTTACACAGAGTATAAGGGAGAATATGGGGCATGA
- a CDS encoding LCP family protein: MSKESPLSHHEQLRYDYLFKNIHYLNDREKREFDYLKRKMDGGFPSNEGEREKNLGKDIGIPQYSNQSRSNRHQKFSSLPKVKKKKPRRFFKRVLIWLLLLITCVAAGMIFMFLRGFQSATSTNRPADAKAAQVEVFNGQDTKDGVNILIMGTDGRIGQNSAETRTDTIMVLNVSGSDKKIKLVSFMRDNLVYIDGYSQIVNGKKQTDNKLNVAYELGEQEGQKGAEMVRKVLKDNFDLDIKYYALVDFQAFATAIDTLFPDGVTIDAKFSTLNGQPLTAATVGDDLHATETESPTQTIKVGKQQMNGSTLLNYARFRDDDEGDYGRTKRQQQVMSAVLEQIKDPTKLFTGSEALGKVFGMTSTNLPYTFLLTNGLSVIEGAQNGIERLTVPELGDWVDAYDVYGGQGLLIDQNKYRTKLAQMGMR, encoded by the coding sequence ATGAGCAAAGAAAGCCCTTTAAGTCATCATGAGCAGTTACGCTATGATTACCTTTTTAAGAATATTCATTACCTAAATGACAGAGAAAAGAGAGAATTTGACTATCTGAAAAGAAAAATGGACGGTGGATTTCCCTCTAATGAAGGTGAAAGGGAAAAAAATCTAGGGAAGGACATTGGGATTCCACAGTATTCCAATCAAAGTCGCTCGAATAGACATCAGAAATTTTCCTCTCTTCCAAAAGTGAAAAAGAAGAAACCAAGAAGATTTTTTAAACGAGTTCTAATTTGGCTTTTACTGTTGATAACCTGTGTGGCTGCGGGGATGATTTTTATGTTCCTGCGCGGTTTCCAGTCAGCAACTTCTACCAATAGGCCAGCTGATGCAAAAGCAGCTCAAGTAGAGGTCTTTAATGGTCAAGATACTAAAGACGGGGTGAATATCCTAATCATGGGGACAGATGGTCGTATTGGTCAAAACAGTGCAGAAACCCGTACAGATACGATTATGGTATTGAATGTTAGTGGTTCGGATAAGAAGATCAAGCTAGTCAGCTTCATGCGTGACAACCTAGTCTATATTGATGGCTACAGCCAGATTGTGAATGGCAAGAAACAAACGGATAATAAACTCAATGTTGCTTATGAACTCGGGGAACAAGAAGGGCAAAAAGGGGCTGAAATGGTCCGCAAGGTTCTAAAAGACAACTTTGATTTGGATATTAAGTACTATGCCCTAGTGGATTTCCAAGCCTTTGCAACTGCCATTGATACGTTATTTCCTGATGGGGTGACTATAGACGCTAAGTTTTCAACGTTAAATGGTCAGCCTCTGACAGCAGCCACAGTTGGAGATGACCTTCATGCAACAGAAACCGAATCGCCAACTCAAACTATTAAAGTTGGGAAACAGCAGATGAATGGCTCAACCTTGCTCAACTACGCTCGTTTCCGTGATGATGATGAAGGAGACTATGGTCGTACCAAACGTCAGCAGCAAGTCATGTCAGCTGTTCTTGAGCAAATCAAAGATCCAACCAAACTCTTTACAGGATCAGAAGCACTTGGAAAAGTATTTGGAATGACTTCTACCAACCTACCATATACATTCTTACTGACCAATGGCTTATCAGTTATCGAAGGTGCACAGAATGGTATCGAAAGACTCACAGTGCCAGAACTGGGCGATTGGGTGGATGCTTATGATGTCTACGGAGGACAGGGTCTACTTATCGACCAGAACAAATACCGGACTAAACTCGCCCAAATGGGAATGAGATAA
- the pheA gene encoding prephenate dehydratase, whose protein sequence is MKIAYLGPKGSFSHHVVQTAFLKEELQAFANITDVIKAYEQGLVDYSVVPVENSIEGSVHESLDYLFHQADIQAVAEIVQPIHQQLMAVPGQSKIEKIFSHPQALAQGKKFIEEHYPEAQLEVTASTAYAARFIAEHPDQPFAAIAPRNSAAEYGLELIAEDIQEMEANFTRFWVLGSEIPTIPLQSQTEKMSLALTLPDNLPGALYKALSTFAWRGIDLTKIESRPLKTALGEYFFIIDVDYSDKELVHFARQELEAIGIQYKILGTYPIFTIRDLGKESL, encoded by the coding sequence ATGAAAATTGCCTATCTAGGTCCCAAGGGATCTTTTTCGCATCATGTTGTGCAGACAGCATTTCTCAAAGAGGAATTGCAGGCTTTTGCCAATATCACAGATGTTATTAAGGCCTATGAACAGGGCTTGGTGGACTATTCTGTGGTACCAGTTGAAAACTCCATTGAGGGGAGTGTGCATGAAAGCTTGGATTACCTTTTTCATCAGGCGGATATTCAGGCTGTTGCAGAAATCGTACAACCCATTCATCAGCAGCTGATGGCAGTTCCAGGTCAGTCAAAAATTGAGAAAATCTTTTCTCATCCTCAGGCTCTGGCTCAGGGAAAGAAGTTCATAGAGGAGCATTATCCAGAAGCCCAGCTTGAAGTGACGGCAAGCACAGCCTATGCAGCCCGATTTATTGCTGAACATCCAGACCAACCTTTTGCGGCTATTGCCCCTAGAAACTCCGCTGCAGAGTATGGTTTGGAATTGATAGCAGAAGATATCCAAGAAATGGAAGCCAATTTCACTCGTTTTTGGGTTTTAGGATCCGAGATTCCCACTATCCCTTTGCAATCGCAAACTGAAAAAATGAGTTTGGCCTTGACCTTACCAGACAATCTACCTGGTGCTCTTTACAAGGCACTTTCGACCTTTGCTTGGAGAGGGATTGACTTAACAAAGATTGAGAGTCGCCCCCTTAAAACAGCCTTGGGAGAATATTTTTTCATTATCGATGTAGACTATAGTGACAAAGAGCTGGTTCATTTTGCCAGACAAGAACTAGAAGCAATTGGAATCCAGTACAAGATACTGGGAACCTACCCTATTTTCACCATAAGGGACCTAGGAAAGGAGAGCCTATGA
- a CDS encoding shikimate kinase, which translates to MAKVLLGFMGAGKSTIARGLDPDYIDMDALIEERLGMSIANFFAEKGEVAFRQVESEVLADLLKTDRVVSTGGGVVISQRNRDLLKTNPDNIYLKADFETLYQRIAADKDNQRPLFLNKSKEELARIFQERQAWYEEVASRILDVTKLSPEEIIEELR; encoded by the coding sequence ATGGCTAAGGTATTACTCGGATTTATGGGGGCAGGCAAATCGACAATCGCTAGAGGATTGGACCCGGACTACATCGATATGGATGCCTTAATCGAGGAACGTTTGGGAATGTCCATTGCGAATTTCTTCGCTGAAAAAGGAGAAGTGGCCTTTCGTCAAGTAGAGTCAGAAGTCCTAGCTGACTTACTAAAAACGGACCGAGTTGTGTCAACTGGCGGAGGAGTTGTCATTTCTCAGAGAAATCGTGACTTGCTCAAGACCAATCCTGATAACATCTACCTAAAAGCAGATTTTGAAACCCTCTACCAACGTATCGCAGCTGACAAGGACAATCAGCGCCCGCTTTTTCTCAACAAAAGTAAGGAAGAGCTAGCCAGAATTTTCCAAGAAAGACAAGCTTGGTATGAGGAAGTAGCCAGTCGGATTCTAGATGTGACCAAGCTAAGCCCAGAGGAAATTATAGAGGAACTGAGATGA
- the aroA gene encoding 3-phosphoshikimate 1-carboxyvinyltransferase — protein sequence MKLKTNIRHLHGSIRVPGDKSISHRSIIFGSLAEGETKVYDILRGEDVLSTMQVFRDLGVEIEDKDGVITIQGVGMDGLKAPQNALDMGNSGTSIRLISGVLAGADFEVEMFGDDSLSKRPMDRVTIPLKKMGVSISGQTERDLPPLRLKGTKKLTPIHYELPIASAQVKSALIFAALQAQGESVIIEKECTRNHTEDMLQQFGGHLSVDGKKITVQGPQKLIGQKVIVPGDISSAAFWLVAGLIVPNSRVVLQNVGINETRTGIIDVIRAMGGKLEITEIDPVAKSATLTVESSDLKGTEIGGSLIPRLIDELPIIALLATQAQGVTVIKDAEELKVKETDRIQVVADALNSMGADITPTADGMIIKGKSRLHGARVNTFGDHRIGMMTAIAALLVADGEVELDRAEAINTSYPSFFDDLETLIHG from the coding sequence ATGAAACTAAAAACAAACATTCGCCACTTACATGGCAGTATCCGGGTTCCAGGTGACAAGTCTATCAGCCACCGTTCGATTATTTTTGGAAGTTTGGCTGAGGGAGAAACCAAGGTATATGATATTCTGCGTGGAGAGGATGTGCTCTCAACCATGCAGGTTTTTCGTGACCTTGGTGTTGAAATTGAGGATAAAGACGGTGTCATTACCATTCAAGGTGTTGGAATGGATGGCTTAAAAGCTCCGCAAAACGCCTTGGATATGGGGAATTCTGGAACCTCGATTCGCCTGATTTCAGGTGTCCTTGCCGGTGCAGACTTCGAAGTAGAGATGTTTGGAGATGACAGTCTTTCCAAACGTCCTATGGATCGCGTGACGATTCCTCTGAAAAAAATGGGCGTCAGCATTTCAGGGCAAACGGAGCGAGACCTGCCTCCTCTTCGCTTAAAAGGAACGAAAAAACTTACACCTATTCACTATGAGTTGCCAATCGCCTCTGCTCAAGTCAAGTCTGCCTTGATATTTGCAGCCTTGCAGGCTCAGGGGGAGTCCGTTATTATCGAGAAAGAATGTACTCGTAACCACACCGAAGATATGCTACAGCAATTTGGTGGTCATTTAAGTGTGGATGGCAAAAAAATTACAGTTCAAGGACCACAAAAACTGATCGGACAAAAGGTAATCGTGCCAGGAGATATTTCTAGTGCAGCCTTTTGGTTGGTTGCAGGTTTGATTGTTCCAAACTCTCGTGTGGTGCTGCAGAATGTGGGGATTAACGAAACGCGTACAGGTATTATTGATGTCATTCGCGCCATGGGAGGAAAACTAGAAATAACTGAAATTGACCCAGTTGCTAAATCTGCAACCCTAACTGTCGAGTCTTCTGACTTAAAAGGAACAGAGATTGGTGGATCCTTGATTCCCCGTTTGATTGATGAATTGCCTATTATTGCCCTTCTAGCGACGCAAGCCCAAGGTGTAACAGTTATTAAGGATGCTGAGGAACTCAAGGTCAAGGAAACTGACCGCATTCAGGTGGTGGCTGACGCCTTAAATAGCATGGGGGCGGATATCACTCCTACAGCAGATGGGATGATTATCAAAGGGAAATCAAGACTTCATGGCGCTAGAGTCAATACGTTTGGTGATCATCGAATTGGAATGATGACAGCTATTGCAGCCCTCTTGGTTGCGGATGGAGAAGTGGAACTTGATCGTGCTGAAGCCATCAATACCAGCTATCCTAGCTTCTTTGATGATTTGGAGACTTTGATTCATGGCTAA
- a CDS encoding YlbF/YmcA family competence regulator: protein MSNIYDSANELSRGLRELPEYKAVKAAKDAIQADEQASKIFADYLAFQQEIQVMAQTGQMPDASFQEKMQSFSKQIQENALLSDFFAKQQQLSIYLSDIEKIVFEPVSELLK, encoded by the coding sequence ATGTCAAATATTTACGATAGTGCAAATGAACTCAGCCGTGGGTTACGCGAATTACCAGAATACAAGGCAGTTAAGGCAGCAAAAGATGCCATCCAAGCTGATGAACAAGCTAGCAAGATTTTTGCAGACTACCTCGCTTTCCAGCAAGAAATCCAAGTCATGGCGCAAACGGGACAAATGCCAGACGCCTCTTTCCAAGAAAAGATGCAGTCTTTCAGCAAGCAAATCCAAGAGAACGCTCTTTTGTCAGATTTCTTTGCTAAACAGCAACAATTGTCCATTTACCTTTCAGACATTGAAAAAATTGTCTTTGAACCTGTTTCAGAATTATTGAAATAG
- a CDS encoding prephenate dehydrogenase: MAKTIYIAGLGLIGASMALGIKRDHPDYEILGYNRSQDSREIALERGMIDRATDDFASFAPLADIIILTLPIKQTIAFIKELADLDLKEGVIISDAGSTKSAIVDVAEQYLAGKPVRFVGSHPMAGSHKTGAASADVNLFENAYYIFTPSSLTGPETLEEMKDLLSGLHARFIEIDAKEHDRVTSQISHFPHILASSLMEQTAVYAQEHEMVRRFAAGGFRDMTRIAESEPGMWTSILLSNRETILERIADFKERLEAIGQSISNGDEEQIWNFFNQAREQRQAMEIHKRGGVDSSYDLYVDVPDEEDVILRILELLRGTSLVNIHINEENREDVHGILQISFKNAQDLERAERLITENTDYTVVIK; this comes from the coding sequence ATGGCAAAAACCATCTATATCGCAGGTCTCGGTCTGATTGGTGCTTCGATGGCGCTCGGTATCAAGCGTGATCATCCGGACTATGAAATTTTAGGTTATAATCGCAGTCAGGATTCGAGAGAAATTGCCTTGGAGCGGGGGATGATTGACCGTGCGACGGATGATTTTGCCAGTTTCGCTCCCCTAGCAGATATCATCATCTTGACCTTGCCAATCAAACAGACCATTGCTTTTATTAAGGAGTTGGCAGATTTAGACTTGAAAGAAGGCGTCATTATCTCGGATGCTGGCTCGACTAAGTCAGCCATTGTAGATGTGGCGGAGCAGTATTTGGCTGGCAAACCTGTCCGCTTTGTCGGGTCCCATCCCATGGCTGGTAGTCACAAGACAGGAGCTGCCTCTGCGGATGTCAATCTCTTTGAAAATGCCTACTATATCTTCACACCTTCAAGCCTAACAGGTCCTGAAACACTTGAGGAAATGAAAGATCTTCTTTCAGGCCTTCACGCTCGTTTTATCGAGATTGATGCCAAGGAGCATGATCGGGTTACTTCTCAGATTAGCCATTTTCCTCATATTCTGGCTTCCAGTCTCATGGAGCAGACAGCGGTCTATGCACAAGAACACGAAATGGTAAGGCGCTTTGCGGCGGGAGGATTTCGAGATATGACCCGAATTGCGGAGAGTGAGCCAGGTATGTGGACTTCCATTCTCTTGTCTAATCGTGAGACTATTCTAGAGCGAATTGCGGATTTCAAGGAACGTTTGGAAGCGATTGGTCAGTCCATCAGCAATGGAGATGAAGAGCAAATCTGGAACTTTTTCAATCAGGCGCGTGAGCAACGGCAGGCCATGGAAATCCATAAACGTGGAGGTGTGGATAGCTCTTATGACCTCTATGTCGATGTTCCCGATGAAGAAGATGTCATCTTGCGGATTTTGGAATTGCTACGTGGAACTTCCTTGGTCAACATCCACATCAACGAAGAAAACCGGGAGGATGTTCACGGGATTCTACAAATTTCCTTTAAAAATGCTCAGGATCTGGAACGAGCTGAGCGCTTAATTACAGAAAACACGGACTACACAGTCGTCATCAAATAA
- the aroC gene encoding chorismate synthase, whose translation MRYLTAGESHGPRLTAIIEGIPAGLPLTAEDINGDLKRRQGGYGRGGRMKIESDQVVFTSGVRHGKTTGAPITMDVINKDHQKWLDIMSAEDIEDRLKSKRKIIHPRPGHADLVGGIKYRFDDLRNSLERSSARETTMRVAVGAVAKRLLAELDMEIANHVVVFGGKEIDVPENLTVAEIKQRAAQSEVSIVNQEREQEIKDYIDQIKRDGDTIGGVVETVVGGVPVGLGSYVQWDRKLDARLAQAVVSINAFKGVEFGLGFEAGYRKGSQVMDEILWSKEDGYTRRTNNLGGFEGGMTNGQPIVVRGVMKPIPTLYKPLMSVDIETHEPYKATVERSDPTALPAAGVVMEAVVATVLAQEILEKFSSDNLEELKEAVSKHRDYTKNY comes from the coding sequence ATGAGATATTTAACTGCAGGAGAATCACACGGCCCCCGTCTGACGGCTATTATTGAAGGTATTCCGGCCGGACTACCTTTGACAGCTGAGGATATTAATGGAGACCTTAAACGCCGTCAGGGTGGCTACGGTCGTGGTGGTCGTATGAAGATTGAGAGTGACCAGGTTGTCTTTACTTCGGGCGTTCGTCACGGGAAGACGACAGGGGCTCCCATTACCATGGATGTCATCAATAAGGACCACCAAAAATGGCTGGACATTATGTCTGCGGAGGACATTGAAGACCGCCTTAAAAGCAAACGAAAAATCATCCATCCACGTCCAGGACATGCCGATTTGGTAGGGGGAATCAAGTACCGTTTTGATGATTTGCGAAATTCTTTGGAACGTTCATCAGCTCGTGAAACAACCATGCGAGTAGCAGTTGGGGCAGTAGCCAAACGCCTTTTGGCTGAACTGGATATGGAGATTGCCAACCATGTCGTGGTCTTTGGTGGAAAGGAAATCGATGTACCTGAAAATCTGACAGTCGCTGAAATCAAGCAACGAGCTGCCCAGTCAGAAGTTTCTATTGTCAACCAAGAACGAGAACAGGAAATCAAGGATTATATTGACCAAATCAAACGTGACGGTGATACCATCGGTGGGGTTGTGGAGACAGTCGTCGGAGGTGTTCCAGTTGGTCTCGGTTCCTATGTCCAATGGGACAGAAAATTGGATGCGCGATTGGCCCAAGCAGTTGTCTCTATCAATGCCTTTAAAGGGGTGGAATTTGGTCTCGGCTTTGAAGCTGGTTATCGAAAAGGCAGCCAAGTTATGGATGAAATTCTCTGGTCTAAAGAAGATGGTTATACTCGCCGCACCAATAATCTAGGTGGTTTCGAAGGTGGCATGACTAATGGGCAACCCATCGTTGTCCGTGGTGTCATGAAACCCATTCCCACTCTTTATAAACCACTTATGAGTGTGGATATCGAAACCCACGAACCTTACAAGGCAACTGTGGAGAGAAGTGATCCGACCGCTCTTCCAGCAGCAGGTGTTGTCATGGAAGCTGTTGTGGCTACTGTGTTGGCACAGGAAATTCTTGAAAAATTCTCATCAGATAATCTTGAAGAATTAAAAGAGGCAGTTTCCAAGCACCGAGACTATACAAAGAACTATTAA